Within Vicia villosa cultivar HV-30 ecotype Madison, WI linkage group LG1, Vvil1.0, whole genome shotgun sequence, the genomic segment CTTTAAAGATCAAAAGATGAACAAATAAAACTTCATCGGTCAAAAAACAAAGCCTCAAAGGGTCGTATACCTACCATTGAATAAGTGCCATAATATCAGAGATGACGTCATCTAAGTAATGAGGACATTTATGGTTTCTAGACAATAATCACACGAAGCCTTCGATATACCATCACTCTACACACCCTAAATGACATATGGTAGAGTGTAAATGCAGCATATCTTTAAAAGTTCCATTATGAATTTTCTGAAAGGTTGGATGaaatatccaaaaaaaacttAGGAACACGCTGGCTGAGAGACCTCCATAGAGAGCGATCTAGATCACAAGCCACACCACATTTCACTAAATCAAGCTTGGGGGCTATTGTTCATGTATAAGTTGTCGAATATATTTAATAGTCCAATAAGAACATTGTTGACCCATGATAAAAAATACCTAATTTGATTCGTGAAAGTCAGGGATCATTAGATTACGGGAAAGTATCAACAAACCTCAATCACCCAAACATAAGTGTCTGCAGAAGAAAATTCAAGACCTCATAAACACGAATCAGTCGGccctaaaattaaataaaaaaaacttatatttaattaacttattgaaatttttttgttataaagATGGGAGAGTATTTCTCCGTCATTACCGACGTTCATTCATGACAACGAGAGATTACAAAATTTACAAATATCCAATTTCCACCGTGAACTCTCCTGACGGCACCGCCACGTGTTATTCTCGCAGACAATCTTAATCAAACCGGGTCCCACCAGATCCTTATCTTCCAAGTTTAGAATCTCTCTCCTCACCATTTCAGAATCTCATTAACTCCAACATTAATCAACTTAACCCTAACTAATCTTCTAATTAACCTCCTTAATTAATCTTTTCTTCACCTATTTTGATTCACACAGAGATAGAACGCGTTAGAGTTAGGGTTTTACAGATTCCAATGTCTCTCCCCTGAAAATCCGAATCTCTCACCGCCGATCCATTTCCGATTCCGATCCCGATCCCGATTCGATCAATGGGATCGTCATCGGCGTTCTTCGTCATCTGCATTCTCCACTCCATCATCGCCGTCACGAGCGGCGCTCTCATGATGTTCTACATGAAAGAGGTCTACACGTTCGGCCACGGCGTTCAAACAGCAACAAAGCTTCTCGGATCCACGCCGCACGATCAGCTCCTCATCAGAACCTCCGATTCGTTCTCCGGTTTGTTGCTTGTTGCGATTGGATTTCTCATTTTCATGGTTTCGTTTGTTAAGGATCGCGATTTTCAACACCTGTTTGCTAAGGGGTGTATTTTGTTGCATGTGTTTATGGCCTTGTGGAGGATTTATTTTGAACGGAAGGTGGAGGATCTTGCTTGGGATTGGCTTAGGCAAACTGTGGGTGATGTTCTCTTGGCACTTTCTTGGGTTTTCTTCCTTATTTACTCGTGGAGAGAGAAGTAtgattagtttttattttctttccttttttgtttctttgaattttctCTATCGGATGATTGTGATTATGAATTTTCTGTTTTTAATTTACTCTGTAAAAATCAGATCGATATcacatgttttttttattaatcaagtGAGTATTTAAGTTGTGAATTACCTTACATTGAGTTCAAATTGCAGTGATGGAGTATCTTCATTGACTTGTTATTTTTGGGTTTGTAACTTCAGTATGTCGAATTTGAATTGAGTTGTGAATTGAATTGTTCATTGAGTAATTTGAAACTTATCCTGATTGCTTTGGATTTTTGATGGTTTGTTTTCTTTGTGATTCTGAGTTGGAATTTTTTTACTTGAGTTTTTCTTGAATGACTATGAAAATTGAGTTGAAATTAGAGTAGTCAATAGCGGCCAATAGCAGAGCTATCCCGCTATAGCGGATCAGAGCTGGGAGCAGAGGGCGGCCGCTATGGGAAGAGCCTTTGCACTATAGCAGCCATTATATTGTAAGTAGCGGTAGCGCCACTATTGGGTAAGTAGTGGGAGCGAAGCGGTTTCTGTCCCGCTATCATTTTCCCCTAAAAAAAACTGAAATTACctcttaattttaaaatattatattggtAGTTttggatttttcaatcaaatttgagttGAGACTCAACCATAACCTTTCTCCACTGACGTTTTTGCACTTCAGTAATTCCATAGGAAAAATCACAAATTCCTTCCTCAGTTCTCTCTGTATATCATTCTTACCTCAtgtttattattactactattattcatgtaatttgtCCTAAAAATGATCAAATAGCGGCCATCCCGTGCTATACGCAATCCCGCTATCCTATTTTTGGGGTCGGCCGCTCCGCACCACTATCCGGGATCGACTACTCTGGTTGAAAATATACCCCGAGTTGTTATCTGATTGTTAACTGGAAAATAGATACAACAGAATGGACATTTATGGCAGGGTAGGTTGTTTGTGTGAATAACTTTCTATTGTGTTATTTGTTTACTTTTGAGGATCACAAAAATTAATGAGTAATGATGCATCTTCCATATTGGGGTATTGTTTGTTCTGACTTTTGAGGATCATCTTCTCATTTCAATGCTATACATCAAATTCCTTATCTATCTGGATTTAACTTCTGTAGTTTAGTTTGTATAGAGCAAATAATGGGTCAATATGGATGAAGGGGTTTGGGAATTTAAGTTAAAACTTCATTTCATTAACTTATATAAACAGTGAAAAGAATTGTTGATGGCAGCTGATGGATAAAATGTTTTCCTGTTGTCGAAATTGAATTTCTCTGCCAATGTACAGAACCTTCTGATCTCtgtaaaataattaaatgatactccctctggtctcatttataagaaaagattctctttttagatacattgaataaataatgtatctggacaatatACTATCtacatacattatttattcaatgtatctaaaaagagaatcttttcttataattgggaccggaggtagtagtatatatgtattatgccattaCTGTTATATATCACCCTCAGATTAATATCAATTTGGAAATTTTTAAGACAGTTTTTTGATTTTCCTCTTTttccaaaaaataaaattcaaacaaaacttcatttttaaattatgattATAACAGATATTCGATATGATTTTGCCCACAGTTGAATTTAATACATATTGTGTTAATGAATATTCCAATACCAGATACATCATTGAGTGCGGGAGTTATTGAACAGATTTGTGTCTGATATTCATATAATTCCTAGTATTTTCTTTATACTTTAGGTTCAGTCTTATTTTTGGTACATGCTAGGATACAATATACAATAAATATGTCAGTCCATATTGTGAATGCAATTATATGTGGGTGATGGCATACTCATTTCTTACTTGTCCCCTCATTTTTCTATCACCCCTAATGCATTCTAGTTATATTTTGATTTAGGAATACACTTTGCCATTGATTTCTAAATTTGATGCACAAGTTTCATTTCATCCGTTTAGGACCAAATAAGATCTTGTATTGATACGATGCAGTTTTTTTGTGAGATGTTTTGGATTGTTTTATTTGGTTCCCTGGGATGAACTCCAAACTATATACACTACAGTCTACCGAAAAGGTGATTATTTGCAGTTACCATTTTAATACAAGAGTGACTATGAATAACTATCCTCAGTCTTTTAATGTTGAATGGTGACGATTTACTTATAGAAGTACAGTTTCAATTTTAGAAATTCTATTTTGCTGGAATTGTTGTGGCCATTCTATTAAGATTTCTTGCTTTAGATATTGCACTAACAATCATAGTTTCTAGTTTAGGGTTTCCCTTCTCATGTCTCAAGTAGGGTTTTGTGTCTAAAGCTTGGAGTTTTTACACGACTGGTTCAACTCTAAGCAGAGTTTCCCTGATTTCTTGTACCAGTTGTAAGCTACAACAATTTAAGTAGAAATGGATTTTGGATAGGTATTTGTATGCTCTTAACTTAATCTACAAGCCAATCTGTCTTCCTAGTTGgcagtttatttttttattttttttatttttttatatgctGTACCATTTATCATTGTTCCATTACTAACCGAAACAAGAGACAAGTCTCATATCCTAATATTTTGAGTATATTTTAAAGTTTAAGATGAAGATACAATGAATTATAGAACAAGCACTTTTGTTATCTAGTCCTCCATTTTTGTGGAAAGCCACATTCCATTTATTTTCTCTTAGGCACCCAAATATATAAGTAACACCATGGTCTGAGATGGCTATAAACAGCTCATATGGTAGAATTCTGGCTTGTGATTTGTTTCTATAGCGTGAGTTGATACTACGTGTGAAAATGCATATTCAATGGATTTTATTTTAGTTGAACAGTACGTGCTCTTTGTTTATATCTATAGAATACTAGCTTGTTTTGTGGTTAGATTGTGACTGCCGTTTTATTTGCTAGCATCCAAAGTAGAGTTTATATTTGCTAGCATCCAAAGTAGAGTTTATACTGCCACACCTGACACCCCCCACAATTTTCAACAATAcccttttttttatatgaaacttgCTATATATTAGACAgcagaaaatggtggaacaataacAACAGGATTCCTATCAGGTAATCCTCCAATCCAAGTTCTAGAACATCTATGACTGATAAGGAACCGACAGTCAGCTTCAATGGGCTTGAGGACGGCATTAACCGCGGTAGAATTTATGCAGTCCACTACAGTTTGAGTATCTGATTCTTTCAATCTTCAGAGAGTGAGCCAAAGTTGAGACTCCAACGTGGTGGCACCGAAACCAACTCCTTCCTACTGGAcacaaattgaattttgaggtcATGGTCCTTAAAAGAGAGTGAGCCAAGTTGAGACTCCAACGAATCTCCAGCACTTCAGCCATGTTAGGTGGCATCGAAACCAACTCCTTCATAGTGGCCGCAAATTGAATTGAGGTCA encodes:
- the LOC131623623 gene encoding uncharacterized protein LOC131623623 — encoded protein: MGSSSAFFVICILHSIIAVTSGALMMFYMKEVYTFGHGVQTATKLLGSTPHDQLLIRTSDSFSGLLLVAIGFLIFMVSFVKDRDFQHLFAKGCILLHVFMALWRIYFERKVEDLAWDWLRQTVGDVLLALSWVFFLIYSWREKYD